GGATGAAAGGACGCTGGGGAAAGGAGGATTTGGTGCTGTTTACAAGGGATACTTAATCGACATGGATTTAGCAATTGCTGTGAAGAAAATTTCAAGAGGATCTAGACAAGGTAAGAAGGAGTATATTACAGAAGTGAAAACCATTGGCCAACTGAGACACCGGAATCTGGTACAACTTTTGGGTTGGTGCCATGACAGAGGCGAGTTTCTACTTGTTTACGAATTTATGCCAAATGGTAGCCTAGACGCTCACCTCTTCGGCGAGAGGAGACCTCTTACATGGGCTGTGAGGTACAAGATTTCTCTTGGGTTGGCCTCAGCATTGCTTTATCTTCATGAAGAGTGGGAGCAGTGTGTGGTTCACCGAGATGTCAAATCAAGCAATGTAATGCTAGACTCTAACTTTAATGCCAAGCTGGGTGACTTTGGCCTAGCTCGGCTCACAGACCATGAGGTTGGTCCTCAAACAACTGGATTAGCAGGAACTCTAGGCTACTTGGCTCCTGAATATATAAGCACAAGAAGAGCTAGTAAGGAATCTGATGTGTACAGCTTTGGAGTTGTTGCATTAGAGATTGCCAGTGGAAGAAGAGCAATTGATCACAGTGATCAGGACCACGAAATGAATTTGGTAGAGTGGGTTTGGGAACTTTATGGACATGGGAACCTTCAATTGGCTGCTGACAAGGAACTTCACATGGATTATGAAGAGAGACAGGTGGAGTGTTTAATGATTATTGGACTTTGGTGTGCTCATCCTGATCACAATTTGAGGCCATCAATAAGACAAGCAATTCAAGTTTTAAACTTTGAGGCTCCATTGCCAAAGCTACCTGCTAAAATGCCCGTGCCTACGTTTCGTGCACCGTCCCCATCTGTGAGCAACGGTCAATCATTTACAACTAGTTCAAGCGGCCTAGGCTTGGGTGTCTGAACATTTATGGCTTCTTTAATGTGTCCAAGTAAACCAACTCAATAAACACTACATGTTTAAGTTGagagaaattttataatataaatgttGTATGCATAATGCTTGTATTATAGTTCATAATTATGATATTTGGTATAGTTTTCAtcatattcaatttaaaaaaattaaccgagttgagttaatttaaaaatttaatttgattttttattattttttattcgattcaatttttatttttaaaatttcaattcagttcgattttaattaaaaaattaataaaattaaatcaaatcgattaataagtaattaatatattatttttaacgaTCTAAAGATATTAGACCATaaattaaggttaaaatattttgattaaattttagaatactaaacgtaaggtgtaaaaaataaaaatttcattcaaaaatttaaccgatcaaattgaatcaaactgtaTTAAGAATAACGATTAAAGTGAGAAAGAAATTATCAGAAAAGTTAGTTGAATAATATCTAACAATtctgtttctctctctcttatttttctccttctctCCGTTTTTTTCCTTTCCTTCTCGTTCTTCTCCTTACTTCCATATGGATTGGGCCTATGAATTTAAAGCTTGACAAActgattcaatttaaatttgtttttcttaaaatcaatttaacttttataaatattaaaattttaatttttaatttatttattttgatttaatttttgaattgaattgacTTATATAACTATtggatataataatttttttttttaatttataagtgTTGCTTTTCCAGCGTTTCTGTCTATGATggaaagaataataaaattttaagatggCATCATATACAGCCTTCAATATTGACATTAATTATTGACTTGGTGCTAGTGACACATTATATATATTGTCTTTTACGCGACAAGAGTTCCTTTCAGACGTCTTGGAGATTAACTTAAGACTACtaatcaaaaaataaatcaatgccATTCACTCTATATATTTTTACGAAAAATAGTTCTTAGTActtctaaaataaattttaaattttctaaaacttggttaaaatttaattctttattactatttaaataatatctaAACCTATTAGTTTATAATGacgaatatttaataaaaatattaattttaaaatttaataaaaacttactattactcaaaatcaaatcaaaatttcaaatagattaaactgaatatttagactgattttgaaaatataatccCTAACTAAAGAGACGCGCCAAATTGTCTGCCACCTGTTGCGGAATTAGGTCCAGCCGCCCTATGATTTAAAACTTGTTGAATATACAAAAAAGCAAAATGAGTTGATTAAATGATTTTACGCGGAATAAATCATttcattttgaattttattttaaaagttaattcaCATCTCACTTTAGTTGCATTTTATTGgacaattgaaaaaatattaatataattattaaatatctaaacttacaaaatgtaattattttatttcccGTAAAAATCAAAATGCGTATGAATCAAAAACATGTGTAATTCATATAAACCCTTAAATTCAAGCATAAATATCTAAATTGCATTTTTCATTTTCTGCtctctattaaaaaaaattacataaaaaaattattttttaaattatgaattaagCTCAGCATAATTTATTATGAatgttttgaaatttaaaaaatatgatttatagTAAGTGTGTAAGTTTGGTTGGAGAAAAAGACATTTATCttcgtttatttttttttcttttatctactAGTGAAATCTAACCGTTTTTCTGCTATAATGCTATCTATTTTTGTTACTCAAATCTGTACGTACAAATGTGTCAGAATCCATTTTCACACTAGGCGGCCTATTTAATTCTCCCAGCGTGCATGCTGATAGGATTGTGAAGTGACTGGACCTACTTTCTTACCTCTTGTTATGTCACCGGATTAGTTTTTCTTCGGATGGGCTCACACGCGTGGCCTGTTCGGCCTGCTTCACGTCACCAGACTGGGATATGCGACGTGGGACTGATTTGCTTGAGAAATGCCTGATGGGCCTTAGGCATGCGTTCTTCTTTAGGGTCCGTCCTTGTCCCACATATAGAAAGGCCGGCAGTTACCAACTATGGATTTTTTGTtatgcattttttattttttgcatttGCCAATTATGttattgcaaaaaaaaaatattgactaTGAAATTTTTCacagttaataaaaaatcttaagttcaaaataaatttagaaaaaatgctTTATTCTAATAATGGGTCGGAAATTTGAATTAACAGAATGGTATTGATATTAATGAACTTACTTATAGATTATTACAAGCTTACTAAGCAGTAGTTCATTCTAACGTCATTGCAAAATCCACTGTAGAAAATGGAAATCATTAACAGACAAATAGAGATTTGAATGAAATCCAAAATGTTGTCAAGTAATTGCAAAAGAAATCAGAAATTTGGCGTAATTTCTGATGGACTGGAAGTATTGTGCATTCTCTATGTGGATTTATTCTTTTGTCTTGTGCTACACTGACAAATTAATTTATGAAGTAGAAACGATGGATTCTATGCTATAACGAGGGAAACTGGAATTATTTCCAGCTGTGATTTGTGAGATTTTAAAGGACCAATTTTGCATGATCGACCTTCATCCTTCTGCTtcgtgagtttttttttttttttttattttttttaattcaatttcctCTGAGTCTCTGAATGTCAATTCTTAGCTTCCGctccttccttcttcttcttcttcttccctctGCTGATTCATTATCTTTCCGTAAAACAAGGTTTGACGCAGCTGACACTAGCTTCATCTATGAAGGTGGTGCGGCTGTGTTCGTCGGTGCCATTGAACTTAACAATGATGCTTACCAGTGTCAGGTTGGTCGAGCAACTTATATAGAGAAAGTACAAATCTGGGATTCCAAGACACAAAAGCTCTCAGACTTCACCACCCGTTTCACTTCCACCGTAGACATCCAGCGCCGTCTTATTTATGGTTCTGGGTTCACTTTCTTCCTTGCTCCTGTTGGATTTCAAGTACCAACGAATTCAGCCGGTGGCTTTCTTGGCTTGTATAATGTCACAACTATCAACTCTCCAAACCAAATTCTTCACATTGAATTTGACACAAACCCAGACCCGGATTGGGATCCTCAGTTTGAGCATGTGGCTATTAACATCAATTCACTTTATTCGTCTACATATACTCGTTGGAATGTCACTTTACACAGCGGTGATAATACTGATGTCTTGATCAATTATAATAGTAGAACCAAGAATCTGAGCGTGTCTTGGAGATTTCTTCTCACAGGTACTTCTCAAGAGATTACCAGTCTTTCCACCATTGTTGATCTCAGAGAGGTTCTTCCTGAATGGGTTACAATTGGCTTCTCGTCTGCTACAAGAGATTATGTTGAACGCCATGCAATTCTGTCGTGGGAGTTCACTTCAAGCTTGGACACAGATGATGGAAACCAGACAAATGCTAAAAAGATAAGACTTGTAGTACTTCTTGTCCTAGCAGCTTGTGTACTGATAGGTGCAGTGGTTATAGCATTAAGCATTTGGTGGACAAAGAAGATGATGGTGGGAATAAAAGACACAATAAACTTAACGTCACTTAACGATGACCTTGAAAGAGGAAGAGGTCTGCAAAGATTTTCTTATAATGAGCTCGCTTTAGCCACCAACAATTTCTCAACTGACACCAAGTTGGGTGAAGGAGAGTATTATTATTCTGTTCACAAAGGACACCTTCCTCGTCTAAAAATGTCAGTTGCTGTGACAAAATACCTTGGGGATTTAACACAGACGAAAAAGGAATACATAACAGGGATGAAGATCATAAGCCGATTGAGAGATCAAAATCTTTTACAGCTCCTAGGTTGGTGTCATGAAGAAGGGAAGCTCTTGCTTGTCTAtgagtttctgccaaaagggagTCTTGATTCTCACTTATTTGGGAATAGGACTACTACTCTTCCTTGTGATGTAAGATATAGAGCAACTCTTGCATTGGCCTCTGCTTTGGTCTTCCTTCATGAAGAATTGGAACAATGT
This genomic interval from Manihot esculenta cultivar AM560-2 chromosome 12, M.esculenta_v8, whole genome shotgun sequence contains the following:
- the LOC110628889 gene encoding L-type lectin-domain containing receptor kinase IX.1 → MSILSFRSFLLLLLLPSADSLSFRKTRFDAADTSFIYEGGAAVFVGAIELNNDAYQCQVGRATYIEKVQIWDSKTQKLSDFTTRFTSTVDIQRRLIYGSGFTFFLAPVGFQVPTNSAGGFLGLYNVTTINSPNQILHIEFDTNPDPDWDPQFEHVAININSLYSSTYTRWNVTLHSGDNTDVLINYNSRTKNLSVSWRFLLTGTSQEITSLSTIVDLREVLPEWVTIGFSSATRDYVERHAILSWEFTSSLDTDDGNQTNAKKIRLVVLLVLAACVLIGAVVIALSIWWTKKMMVGIKDTINLTSLNDDLERGRGLQRFSYNELALATNNFSTDTKLGEGEYYYSVHKGHLPRLKMSVAVTKYLGDLTQTKKEYITGMKIISRLRDQNLLQLLGWCHEEGKLLLVYEFLPKGSLDSHLFGNRTTTLPCDVRYRATLALASALVFLHEELEQCLVHGDVNASNITLDSNFNAKLCHFGLARLLNHELVSQNTGEASRESDVYGFGVVALEIATGRRVLDPIEDRPEISLVEWVWDHYRNKTLRLAVDRRLNMDFDEKQMEYLMIVGLWCAQQDHGSRPSMRQAIHVLNFNAVLPNLPIN